From one Aquila chrysaetos chrysaetos chromosome 7, bAquChr1.4, whole genome shotgun sequence genomic stretch:
- the CD96 gene encoding T-cell surface protein tactile isoform X2, whose translation MEKRWLFSLFCLLSVPSVAGQSEDVITQTEVVQALPGADVTLVCSFPKPHTTYIIQTQWSKTDDNQLTRIAVYHPLYGTHYFTFPEASYNFSVSFSMRKCCDRDATEALCFRDPNATSECNQWALHLKNVTVSLSGQYECSFATYPYGTKAAKIQLIVKAEEEQHYVKEVRLNQTLEIPCVEDTTSENLSNYPLKWLVGENGRKEELVIKEPSCPAVYRNSSMLDRQRVRLGLNYTLKIFPTKITDDGKVFFCHVAYHPERVQKSSTTVRVFAYPEISVRLQEGSAGTAQKPNVSCVVRKVFPKPSLVWYVDRASLTEQPREIAVEQEDLQDSEGFYQLRSTLVLQGTQQTHKIFSCACLFSFLGNETWNISSEEIFVSFDNKSNETSSKAFTTMASEDLGNSALPSAVVTTSEHQSTSLASLDFTSRASLASASMTQGALISTAETKSYTSATAFSESLTTAHLNDSTTESLQSLRNATRSSENTTLAHRGMRNTKDSRFPWPTVVAVLLLFCSFLIALGIRKWCQYQKEIMNRPPSFKPPPPPIKYTSMVESDGTPPSCHELENL comes from the exons atggaaaaaaggtggctcttctccctcttttgtTTGCTCTCGGTGCCCAGCGTTGCAG GCCAGTCTGAAGACGTCATTACACAAACAGAAGTGGTTCAGGCTTTGCCAGGTGCTGACGTGACCCTGGTGTGCAGCTTCCCAAAACCACACACTACCTACATAATACAGACTCAGTGGTCCAAGACCGATGACAACCAGCTTACCAGAATAGCTGTTTATCACCCTCTTTATGGCACCCACTACTTCACCTTTCCTGAGGCCTCTTACAACTTCTCAGTGTCCTTCAGCATGAGGAAGTGCTGCGACAGGGATGCTACAGAGGCTTTGTGTTTCCGTGATCCAAATGCCACGTCTGAGTGCAATCAGTGGGCTCTGCATCTGAAAAACGTTACCGTCTCCCTTAGCGGGCAGTATGAGTGCAGTTTTGCCACTTACCCATATGGGACAAAGGCTGCAAAAATTCAACTTATTGTCAAGGCAGAAG AGGAGCAGCACTACGTGAAGGAAGTGCGGTTAAACCAGACTTTAGAAATTCCATGCGTTGAGGACACGACCTCTGAAAATTTGTCCAATTATCCTTTGAAATGGCTAGTG GGGGAAAATGGCAGGAAAGAGGAACTTGTGATCAAGGAGCCCTCCTGTCCTGCAGTGTACAGGAACAGCAGCATGCTGGACAGGCAAAGAGTCCGCCTGGGTTTGAACTACACTCTAAAGATTTTCCCCACCAAAATCACAGATGATGGCAAGGTATTTTTCTGCCACGTGGCGTACCACCCGGAGAGAGTCCAGAAGAGCAGCACCACCGTGAGAGTATTCG cCTACCCGGAGATCTCTGTTAGGCTGCAGGAGGGCTCAGCTGGCACCGCGCAGAAG CCTAACGTGAGCTGCGTCGTGAGGAAGGTGTTTCCCAAGCCAAGCCTCGTGTGGTACGTGGACAGAGCGAGCCTGACGGAGCAGCCCAGAG aaattGCTGTTGAACAAGAAGACTTGCAAGACAGTGAAGGTTTCTATCAGCTGAGATCAACACTGGTGTTGCAAGGGACCCAGCAGACACATAAGATATTCTCGTGTGCATGTCTATTTTCCTTCCTCGGGAATGAAACATGGAATATTTcatcagaagaaatatttgtttccttcG acaaTAAGTCTAATGAAACCTCATCCAAAGCTTTTACCACCATGGCTTCAGAAG ACCTTGGAAATTCAGCACTTCCATCAGCTGTTGTGACTACCTCAG AGCACCAGTCAACATCTTTGGCCTCTTTGGATTTCACAAGTCGAGCAAGCTTGGCTTCTGCTTCCATGACACAAG GAGCACTGATTTCTACTGCAGAGACAAAAAGCTATACCAGCGCCACAGCATTCAGTGAGAGTTTGACAACCGCAC ATTTGAACGATTCCACCACCGAATCCCTGCAAAGCCTCAGGAATGCCACGCGCTCCTCTGAGAATACAACTCTGGCGCATC GTGGTATGAGGAACACGAAAGACAGTCGCTTCCCCTGGCCAACAGTGGTAGCCGTCCTGctcctcttctgcagttttctaaTAGCTTTAGGCATCAGGAAATGGTGTCAGTACCAGAAAGAGAT taTGAACAGACCTCCATCTTTCAAGCCACCGCCACCTCCGATAAAGTACACCTCCATGGTGGAGTCTGATGGGACTCCCCCATCCTGCCATGAACTGGAAAACCTGTAA
- the CD96 gene encoding T-cell surface protein tactile isoform X1 — protein sequence MEKRWLFSLFCLLSVPSVAGQSEDVITQTEVVQALPGADVTLVCSFPKPHTTYIIQTQWSKTDDNQLTRIAVYHPLYGTHYFTFPEASYNFSVSFSMRKCCDRDATEALCFRDPNATSECNQWALHLKNVTVSLSGQYECSFATYPYGTKAAKIQLIVKAEEEQHYVKEVRLNQTLEIPCVEDTTSENLSNYPLKWLVGENGRKEELVIKEPSCPAVYRNSSMLDRQRVRLGLNYTLKIFPTKITDDGKVFFCHVAYHPERVQKSSTTVRVFAYPEISVRLQEGSAGTAQKPNVSCVVRKVFPKPSLVWYVDRASLTEQPREIAVEQEDLQDSEGFYQLRSTLVLQGTQQTHKIFSCACLFSFLGNETWNISSEEIFVSFDNKSNETSSKAFTTMASEDLGNSALPSAVVTTSEHQSTSLASLDFTSRASLASASMTQAGALISTAETKSYTSATAFSESLTTAHLNDSTTESLQSLRNATRSSENTTLAHRGMRNTKDSRFPWPTVVAVLLLFCSFLIALGIRKWCQYQKEIMNRPPSFKPPPPPIKYTSMVESDGTPPSCHELENL from the exons atggaaaaaaggtggctcttctccctcttttgtTTGCTCTCGGTGCCCAGCGTTGCAG GCCAGTCTGAAGACGTCATTACACAAACAGAAGTGGTTCAGGCTTTGCCAGGTGCTGACGTGACCCTGGTGTGCAGCTTCCCAAAACCACACACTACCTACATAATACAGACTCAGTGGTCCAAGACCGATGACAACCAGCTTACCAGAATAGCTGTTTATCACCCTCTTTATGGCACCCACTACTTCACCTTTCCTGAGGCCTCTTACAACTTCTCAGTGTCCTTCAGCATGAGGAAGTGCTGCGACAGGGATGCTACAGAGGCTTTGTGTTTCCGTGATCCAAATGCCACGTCTGAGTGCAATCAGTGGGCTCTGCATCTGAAAAACGTTACCGTCTCCCTTAGCGGGCAGTATGAGTGCAGTTTTGCCACTTACCCATATGGGACAAAGGCTGCAAAAATTCAACTTATTGTCAAGGCAGAAG AGGAGCAGCACTACGTGAAGGAAGTGCGGTTAAACCAGACTTTAGAAATTCCATGCGTTGAGGACACGACCTCTGAAAATTTGTCCAATTATCCTTTGAAATGGCTAGTG GGGGAAAATGGCAGGAAAGAGGAACTTGTGATCAAGGAGCCCTCCTGTCCTGCAGTGTACAGGAACAGCAGCATGCTGGACAGGCAAAGAGTCCGCCTGGGTTTGAACTACACTCTAAAGATTTTCCCCACCAAAATCACAGATGATGGCAAGGTATTTTTCTGCCACGTGGCGTACCACCCGGAGAGAGTCCAGAAGAGCAGCACCACCGTGAGAGTATTCG cCTACCCGGAGATCTCTGTTAGGCTGCAGGAGGGCTCAGCTGGCACCGCGCAGAAG CCTAACGTGAGCTGCGTCGTGAGGAAGGTGTTTCCCAAGCCAAGCCTCGTGTGGTACGTGGACAGAGCGAGCCTGACGGAGCAGCCCAGAG aaattGCTGTTGAACAAGAAGACTTGCAAGACAGTGAAGGTTTCTATCAGCTGAGATCAACACTGGTGTTGCAAGGGACCCAGCAGACACATAAGATATTCTCGTGTGCATGTCTATTTTCCTTCCTCGGGAATGAAACATGGAATATTTcatcagaagaaatatttgtttccttcG acaaTAAGTCTAATGAAACCTCATCCAAAGCTTTTACCACCATGGCTTCAGAAG ACCTTGGAAATTCAGCACTTCCATCAGCTGTTGTGACTACCTCAG AGCACCAGTCAACATCTTTGGCCTCTTTGGATTTCACAAGTCGAGCAAGCTTGGCTTCTGCTTCCATGACACAAG CAGGAGCACTGATTTCTACTGCAGAGACAAAAAGCTATACCAGCGCCACAGCATTCAGTGAGAGTTTGACAACCGCAC ATTTGAACGATTCCACCACCGAATCCCTGCAAAGCCTCAGGAATGCCACGCGCTCCTCTGAGAATACAACTCTGGCGCATC GTGGTATGAGGAACACGAAAGACAGTCGCTTCCCCTGGCCAACAGTGGTAGCCGTCCTGctcctcttctgcagttttctaaTAGCTTTAGGCATCAGGAAATGGTGTCAGTACCAGAAAGAGAT taTGAACAGACCTCCATCTTTCAAGCCACCGCCACCTCCGATAAAGTACACCTCCATGGTGGAGTCTGATGGGACTCCCCCATCCTGCCATGAACTGGAAAACCTGTAA